One window from the genome of Pieris napi chromosome 12, ilPieNapi1.2, whole genome shotgun sequence encodes:
- the LOC125054531 gene encoding troponin C, isoallergen Bla g 6.0101, protein MEELNKDQIIILKKAFEAFDHEKKGCIGTVMVGTILGMLGMSVTDDMLKDIIDEVDVDGSGELEFEEFVTLASRFMVEEDAEAMQQELKEAFRLYDKEGNGYITTAVLREILRELDDKISAEELDMMIEEIDSDGSGTVDFDEFMEVMTGGDDER, encoded by the exons ATG GAAGAGCTCAACAAGGATCAGATTATCA TCCTGAAAAAGGCATTTGAAGCCTTCGACCACGAGAAGAAAGGATGTATTGGTACAGTCATGGTTGGAACAATCCTGGGAATGTTGGGAATGTCCGTTACAGATGACATGCTCAAAGACATCATTGATGAAGTTGATGTTGATG GATCGGGTGAGCTGGAGTTTGAGGAGTTCGTAACCCTGGCTTCCAGGTTCATGGTTGAGGAAGACGCTGAAGCAATGCAACAGGAACTTAAAGAAGCATTCCGGTTATACGACAAAGAAG GAAACGGCTACATCACCACTGCAGTCTTGAGAGAGATTCTTCGGGAGCTTGATGATAAGATAAGCGCCGAAGAGTTGGATATGATGATTGAAGAAATTGACTCGGATGGTTCAGGCACCGTTGATTTTGATG AGTTTATGGAGGTGATGACGGGTGGTGATGACGAGAGATAA